One Xylanivirga thermophila DNA window includes the following coding sequences:
- a CDS encoding bifunctional 2-keto-4-hydroxyglutarate aldolase/2-keto-3-deoxy-6-phosphogluconate aldolase yields MSNKWNTLNRIEESGLVVVVRADSADQAKKITDACLAGGAAAIEITYTTPGATKVIEELAKNYSPEQIIIGAGTVLDTETARAAILAGAQYIVSPCLDIDTLKLCNRYQIPCMPGAMTIADVVHAMEFGADIVKVFPGEAFGPSIIKSIKGPLPQANLMPTGGVNIDNVDQWIKAGAVAVGVGGSLTKGAKTGDYEGMQKLAAEFVQRIKLARQK; encoded by the coding sequence ATGAGTAACAAATGGAATACGTTAAATCGTATCGAAGAATCTGGACTTGTAGTAGTAGTAAGGGCAGATAGTGCTGATCAAGCAAAGAAAATAACCGATGCCTGTCTAGCTGGTGGGGCAGCTGCAATCGAGATAACCTATACTACACCTGGAGCAACAAAGGTAATAGAAGAATTAGCTAAAAACTATAGTCCTGAACAGATAATAATAGGCGCAGGTACTGTACTTGACACCGAAACTGCTCGTGCGGCCATTTTAGCCGGAGCACAGTACATAGTATCCCCCTGTCTGGATATAGACACATTAAAGCTATGTAATAGATATCAGATCCCTTGTATGCCTGGTGCAATGACTATAGCTGATGTAGTACATGCAATGGAATTCGGAGCGGATATTGTAAAAGTATTCCCTGGAGAAGCATTTGGACCTTCCATAATAAAATCCATAAAGGGTCCTCTACCCCAAGCAAATTTAATGCCTACTGGCGGTGTTAATATAGACAATGTTGACCAATGGATAAAGGCAGGAGCAGTTGCCGTTGGTGTTGGCGGGAGTCTTACAAAGGGTGCAAAGACAGGTGATTACGAAGGTATGCAAAAATTAGCAGCTGAATTTGTACAAAGGATAAAATTAGCAAGACAGAAATAA
- the pfkB gene encoding 1-phosphofructokinase, translating into MITTVTLNPCMDTGIILDEFLYGGLNRVDKNMYDVGGKGINVSVVIKMLGIQSICTGINYFDNKEILEKFLNKKGIGYDFVLAPGRLRNNIKIFDKKTGTITEINEKGSFISDEIIYRLKEKIIYYARQSDILILSGSVPQGVDTSIYGQIINDVRNLSVKVILDADGSLLKAGIHSKPYMIKPNIYELEGIMGRKFKNIYDIIDSSRSLVEQGISLVIVSMGDGGAVAVDKKSAYFAPALSLDVKSAVGAGDSMVAAAAAAIIKGLDLADTLKMASAAASATVIQSGTKLCGLSDFEYMLDRIKIIPYK; encoded by the coding sequence TTGATAACAACGGTAACTTTAAATCCATGTATGGATACAGGTATAATACTAGATGAATTTTTATATGGTGGTTTAAACAGGGTGGATAAGAATATGTATGATGTGGGTGGCAAAGGGATAAATGTATCGGTAGTTATAAAAATGCTGGGTATACAGAGTATATGCACAGGTATAAACTATTTTGATAATAAAGAAATATTGGAAAAATTTTTAAATAAAAAGGGTATAGGATATGATTTTGTATTAGCACCGGGCAGACTTAGGAATAATATAAAAATATTTGATAAAAAAACAGGCACGATTACTGAAATAAATGAAAAAGGTAGTTTTATATCAGATGAAATTATATATAGGCTGAAAGAAAAGATAATATATTATGCTAGGCAGAGTGATATTCTTATATTAAGCGGTAGTGTACCCCAAGGGGTAGATACATCGATATACGGACAGATTATAAATGATGTGAGGAATCTTTCTGTCAAGGTAATATTAGATGCAGATGGCTCCCTTTTAAAGGCAGGTATACATTCGAAACCATATATGATAAAACCCAATATATATGAGTTGGAGGGTATAATGGGCAGAAAATTTAAAAATATTTATGATATAATAGATTCTAGTAGATCCCTTGTAGAACAAGGTATATCATTGGTTATTGTCTCTATGGGGGATGGTGGTGCAGTGGCTGTGGATAAAAAATCTGCCTATTTTGCTCCCGCCTTATCCTTAGATGTGAAAAGCGCTGTTGGGGCGGGGGATAGCATGGTGGCAGCAGCAGCGGCTGCTATTATAAAAGGTTTGGATTTGGCTGACACACTAAAAATGGCATCAGCAGCAGCCAGTGCTACGGTCATACAATCTGGTACCAAGCTATGCGGCTTGTCTGATTTTGAATACATGCTGGATAGGATAAAGATAATTCCATATAAATAA